One window of Colias croceus chromosome 6, ilColCroc2.1 genomic DNA carries:
- the LOC123692678 gene encoding uncharacterized protein LOC123692678: MESVNVITIPSDMLKLIPLFGGDKRILNLFFRKCEYIINKFRGHEEQNIYVLHAITSRLIGDAAALLSEREDINTWPALKELLEQHFGDPRSEDCIKISLESCKIKSGESYLEFCNRIQNIRSLLISKVNLSVDTEIKRAKIAIYNHTALNVFLYNLPESMVRIVRLKSPSTLEQALEIVLEEVNFHEQYQSRNRTHNNTTLPRQTPNVTVPQFLQNNPQQRFNFGIPNVPQNAQQAKFGFKFTPQQPFNNNPQFGYRPSFNQNPQFGYRSTFNQNPQFGQRPPQNNHFESTDVSMRTAPPRPQNITQPGFRVNETDLHNDNYYYGYNPYDYSNYYSYNPYDYTNYYGCNPYDTTYEYDESKIYTPTDDTQDINVLPSDKKNFRTKASTKKKP; the protein is encoded by the coding sequence ATGGAAAGCGTTAACGTAATAACAATTCCGAGTGATATGTTAAAGCTTATTCCTCTTTTTGGTGGAGACAaaagaattttgaatttattctttcgaaaatgtgaatatataattaataaatttagaggGCATGAAGAACagaatatttacgttttacaTGCCATAACTAGTAGATTAATAGGCGATGCCGCCGCGTTATTATCCGAGCGCGAAGATATTAATACTTGGCCCGCTTTAAAGGAATTACTAGAACAGCATTTTGGTGATCCGCGTAGTGAGGATTGCATAAAAATCTCTCTCGAGTCCTGTAAAATTAAATCCGGCGAAAGTTACCTTGAATTTTGTAATAGGATACAGAATATTCGATCATTATTAATATCGAAGGTAAATTTATCGGTAGATACGGAAATTAAACGCGCGAAAATTGCGATTTATAATCATACAGCCCTGAACGTTTTCTTGTATAATTTGCCCGAAAGCATGGTGCGTATTGTAAGACTAAAATCACCTAGTACATTAGAACAGGCTTTAGAAATCGTTTTAGAAGAAGTTAATTTTCACGAGCAATACCAATCGCGCAATCGTACCCACAATAATACAACGCTGCCGAGGCAAACGCCTAACGTTACGGTGCcccaatttttacaaaataatcctcaacaaagatttaattttgGGATACCAAATGTACCTCAAAATGCACAGCAGGCAAAATttggttttaaatttacacCTCAACAaccatttaataataaccCACAGTTCGGGTATAGGCCTTCATTCAATCAAAATCCACAATTTGGTTATAGGTCAACATTTAATCAAAACCCACAATTTGGTCAAAGACCTCCTCAAAATAACCACTTTGAGTCTACTGACGTTTCCATGAGGACAGCACCCCCTCGACCACAAAATATAACTCAGCCAGGTTTTAGAGTGAACGAAACCGACTTACATAATGACAATTATTACTATGGCTACAATCCTTACGACTATTCGAATTACTATAGCTATAATCCTTACGACTATACGAATTACTATGGCTGTAATCCTTATGATACGACTTATGAATACGATGAGAGTAAGATTTATACACCCACTGACGATACTCAAGACATTAATGTGCTTCcgtctgataaaaaaaattttcgaACGAAAGCCTCTACCAAGAAAAAACCGTAG